The Sceloporus undulatus isolate JIND9_A2432 ecotype Alabama chromosome 7, SceUnd_v1.1, whole genome shotgun sequence genome segment CGCTGAGTTTCTCATGGCGGCTCTTGCCCTGCTCCTGTTGGAGGCAGGCCAGAATGCGGCCCTTGACCTGTGCTTCATCAGGCTCCAGCTGCAGCAGCTTCAGTATCACCTCAGGCACATCTGGGGCTGTGGCAGCACCTGGAGACCCACCACCTCCGTGACTGCCACCCCCTGGGTAGGCCTCGGGATAGGGGTAAGCCGGTGCCGCCGCCTCATGGGGATGTGCTGCGTATGGGTCCGGGAACTCAGACTTGATGGCCCGGCTGGCGAAGGGTGGAGGGTAGGGGAAGCCTGGCATGGCCAGCGCGGGCGTTCCATAGGGGCTGCGCTCATAGTCGACAGGTGTCATGGCAGAGGCACTGCTGCTGAGTGGAGGTGGTGGAGGCCCTTTGGATGCTGACACCACCccaggatgatggtggtggtgatggtggtggtggtggtggtgagccAGGCCGTGGAGGGAGGCTGGGAGGCCACTGTAGTCTGCTGCCTGGACAGGAGAGACGACGGGAGGTGGCAGGGGTGGAGGCGGGGGTGCCACCACCGTGGTCTCCAGTTTGAAGCCGTTGGCACGGATCAGGGCCTTCTTCTGCTGCTTCAGGGCCCGGTCACGCTTGTACATGGGGCCAAACTTGTTGCGCCCACCTCGCATGCGGTCTGCGCGGACAGCTggcaggggaagaaggagaaaatgtgGGGAAAGGACAAGAGAAAGACACCTTAAAAATGGAGCCCTCCAGACCTCCAGCTTTGGAGAGTTCTCCTACCCGTCGATAAATACATACATTCCTTCTGAGCTGCAGAAAGTTTGCTTTGTgggactacagcccccagaatcctGACCCAAGGGATAGTTCATTCTGGCTGAGGTTCTGGGAgttggtccaaaacatatggagggcaaGAGGTTGAGAACCAATGCTTTAGAGCACAGCATCGTTCCTGAACaagccaaagagtgcttgtgAATAAAGATGTTGGGAATGTTAATGTTtcttgggactacagctcccagaatcccctagccccCAGGAGCTTTGGGGTCTGCCTTTGCCACCCTTCCCACATTGCTCTCTGCTCTCCATCACCCTCAACCACATTTCTCCCCCTGTGGGTCCCAAGGGATGCTCCCGACCCAGCTCTAGTTCGCTCAGGCAGCCTTGTTATGACAGTCTTGTTATGGCCACTTCCTGCAAAAAGGTCGAGCAAAGAATCTTTCTCTTATCATTCCTGCAACCTCCTCCTCCGCAGCAAGGAACAACTCCAGAGCCTATAATATACAACAGCAGCAGGAAGGGAGGTCTGAAGAGCAGCATCCAAACCCTCCGTGCAACTGATCTCAGAAAATCAGAAGGTCCTTTGCCTTCCACTGGAGTTTAGTGAGACCCACTGATCCCCCGACTCACTCACCCTTTTTTATCTGGGAAAAAATGGGATTTTCTCTACCATTTCCCAGCTGTTTTTGCAAAATCCCTTTATTGAATCACAGCTCTGAGAGCTCTCCAGTCTTCCCTGTCTTGTCCCCAGGCCAGAGAGATGGCGGTGTTCGGTGTGATCCCTTCCCTGCTATAGGTCCTGAGCGGGCCAGGGTTGGGTTGGCTTCAGCATCTCAGCTCTGTCCGAAAGAAGGTGGCTCTTGGCTTCGAGAGATTTGCATCATGCTGGATGTGCCCACCCATGTGACATCCAAAAGAGCTTGCTGCTGCACATAGTTGCATGTGGCTGCAGCACATCATGTATAGAACAAGCTGTGCCATCATTCCACGCAGGAAGAAAGCTCGCACAATCCAAGTGGATTCTGTCCCCACCCGGAGGATGCTCCACTGCTCCTGTCTCCACTCCCCACACAACTCTGGTCCTCTTTTCCCCTTGACTCCCAAACCAAGAAAAGCTAGACCAACTTTTCTCCTCCGCTGGTGAAGGAGCTGTTAGAAGTGGGCACAATCCGTGATTAGTAGGTTCCCCCATCccataaaacaaagcaaagagaGGCCCTGGccaatgttttggactccagtgcctgccatccctgaccactggccatgctggctgaggcttctgggagctgaagtcccagtCACCTGGAGAGCGGAAGGTTCTCCATCCTGATAGGAACACCCTTTTACATGTTGTTAGCCATTTAATGGAACTCATTTGTTTATTTGCCAGAATACATGAATGTAGGCCAAGCTTGTTGTTCGCCTAGCCAGGCTGGCGCCAGATGTTTTTTAAACGAAAAATCCATgctcattggtcatgctggctggtggcccatgggagttgttgtccagaGCACACAATGGATTGCCTATTCTGATTGGAGACAGGTCTCCACTAGAGCAAAGTCCATTATCCGCTACCAGATCATTTTTGCTGGAGTAAGAATGGAGCTGTGAATCTTACTGCCTACCTGGCTATTACTGCACAGCATCTGGCAATGAAGTTGTGTGAGAAAAGTGCCTGAATTTAGAAACAGCCCTTGAAGGAAGTGTTTGTGAGAAGGAGAGCCTCTCTTGCTGCATCTGAGCTCCAAGGAGGGCTCCAGCCAGCCAGGTGACAAGTTCTCAAGCTCAAGACATGGGCATTTGAGAGTTGCAGAACATGGCAAGATGGAGACTTCCAGTGGTGGCAGGATGGAGCATTATGAACATTCAAAGAAGGGAAAATGAAGTGCCCAGGTGCCTTCATACACCATTTATACCCTCCCCTTGTTTTGAACCCAAGAATCATCTCTGGAGTTTGTGTAGAACAGAATGTTTATGAGCATATATAGaaggggcagccaatggagatggTGGATCCAGAGGCCAAATTTCTTTCCCTGGAGTGGGGGCTGCACAGAGTGCCAgcaaatgtcaaaataaaatcacaaatggCCCAAAGCCCATTCCTGGGTTGTGGAGGTTGAATCAAGTACACTCAGCCCCCCACATTtgcttttgaggatttgattatccGTGGATTATTTGCTGCCATCTCTGCTActgccctatgccatttttaatagggactggaAGCCTTGCAAACTTGAGAGACTCCGAATGAGGCTTATAAGCCCCTATTAAAAATTGTGTAGGGCAACAGCAGAGATGATGGCAAGTCATGCCAGCTGCCCACTTCTGCCTTGTGAAGGAGCCCCACTTTCTCAAAGGCATCCATGGTGGGTTGAATCTGCAGATCATACTTGTTTGTGAGTGGCCTAgagttatttgtgttttttccacttttgcagggggGAGGTCCTGTGCCtgtaacctcagcaaatgtggagggctgagtgtgtgtgtgtgtgtgtgtgtgtgtgtgtgtgtattttttaatcttAAATTTTGCAAGAGCACTCTgttatctattttaaaatatgaacgcCTGTTCCTTGATGATTCCAAGAGAGGCAATTTACCCTAACTCCCCTACAGAAAAGAAGCATTGGGTAGGAGTCAGGgcacaaacaaaacacaacaacaatccaataCTTGGGCCATATCTGGCCCCAGGGCTACCTACAGTTTGCCCACCCAGAGTCCTGTGTATGAGATGCAGAAGAAGAGTTTCTGGATTCAAAGGCATCCCTGGgagttttgtcttgtttttgaaTCCAAGACCATTCTGGCTCTCTCAAAGAAGCAACAAAATTAAAGCCCAGGCCCAGACAGTGCGGACAGGCTGGCCTCTTGCTGGCCCTCCTCCCGGCCTCCCAGATTTCGGCAAAAGAATTTGCTTCCACTTTCTATTGTTCAAAGCCAAGCAAGCAGTCCCTGCCTCCTACACATACAACAAGCAGCAAACCCAAACTTATGATTCCCTCCCAACAAACTTGGGGGGAAATAGGCTAATTATTCAGAATCGCATCTAGAaaatatctatattttaaaaattgctgtgtTGTTGTATGGTGGCCCTATTCTAGGGTTTGCTTCGctgtcctgaggctgagagagagtgacatagaatcatagagttggaagagaccacaaagaccatccagcccaaactgccatgcaggaactctcaatcaaagcatcaccaacagatggccatccagcctctgtttaaagacctccaaataagaagacttgcccaaggtcccccactGGAATTGCATGGACGATTGGGGATTCAAACCTGAACCTAGcaaaatccaacactcaaaccactacaccacactggctctcagtatttaaatgacagttcccagaatcccccagcagcaCCCTAAAGAGAAGAGCGCATGCTCTGGCTCACCTTCCAGCCTCATTCCCACAGCCAGGCACTTCTGGAAACGGCAGTAGGGGCACCTCTTGCGCTGCGTCTTGTCAATCTTGCAGTTCTGGCTCTCCGTACATGTGTAGTGCTTGTTATTCTGCACCGTCCTCTTGAAGAAACCCtggaaaagggaagaggaaaggatgaAAGGGGCCAAGCGAGGAAACAGGGAATACCAGaacctctctctccttctttccatcccttggAGAAACCAGCTTGTCTTTGGGAGGCAAGAAGAGGAGACAGAAATGCACTTTACCTATGCTCAGGAAAACACTTGCCTGAAGTTATAGCAGAGAGAACTGAGGGACTGATCACTTTAGCACTCTGGATTTTTTTATTGTGGCTGCATcctaattaatgcagtttgatactgttttaactgttatggctcagtgctatgggctcctgggatttgtagtttgaggtgGCACCAGGgatctccgacagagaaggctaaacatctcacaacactccaaatcccagaattccatagcactgggccggggcagttaaagcagtgtcaaaagtgcattattcctgcagtgcagatgcagtccccGTTGGtcagttccaactagagtagaacctagggccccattcacactacagaatcatTGCGCTGTtgttccacattaactgccatggctccgtcctacagaagctgggatttgcagtttaggaaggagcaTTGAGAATTCTCAACCAAAGAGAGTTAATAtctctacaaactacaaatcctgggattccacaaAAATGGAATGACAGCAGTATAACTGTGTCCTGTGAATGGACCCCATGGAATCAACAGTCAAAGGATCCCTTTTCAGGTCTAAGCATAGGACCTATCTCTTTAATTACTTGGTTAATCCTTATTCCCTCAGTAAATCAATCAAAGCATGAATTGTTCCTTCATCCATCATGCCATTCAGTTTAATGCAATAGTAGACCATGCCTATTTCATacctatgtatatgtgtgtgtgtgtgtgtgtgtgtataatatgtgAACGAATATGtatttacagtatatatatatgtgctttcaagtcgtggGAAGGattgtacatatatacataaacatacgcatattatgtgtgtgtgtgtgtatatatatatatatatatattcatgcatgtatatttatgtgtgtgtgttattgttgctgttttgcttTGCATGACATTTGTGTTGCAACCTCTTAGAAAATAAAAAGAGCAAAATGAAACAAGggaaattattactattattatatcatcatcatcatcatcatcatcatcatcatcatcatcatcatcatcatcatcatcatcatcagagggGTCGGAGATCTCCTTCCATGTTCAAGAGCCTGACAAGTCTAGATGCTCTCTGGGATGCTATCTCCCTTTGCAAAAGGTCTTCAAAAACGGCATTTGCTCAGAAAACCCAGGCCTTTCTCTCGAGGAGACCCACCTGAGACAATGAACCCCCCCAAAACACCAGGAAAACCATATCTATAGCTGACTTTCCTTTTGCTCCGTCGCCTCCGAAGATGCGCTTTTATCACTGATTTAAATCAAATGAGGTTTTTCCATGAGTAAGAGCTTACAAACTTCCCTTTTTATAAACCAGTCTAACTCAGAAATAGCATCGCAATGCTCACACAAACAAGCCAAAGCTTTAATGCGGAGTTAAACCAATCCTTCCTGAATGGAGGAAGAAAATCTTTCTgggggagaaataataataataataataataataataataataataataataataatagcgttCCCTGCATGATAATTATCATCCAAAGAGGTGCGCTTGAAGAAAGCTCAATAATTGATTTTTATTGCTaacattatacagtatatataatttgataaaaaaaaaaaaaaaaaaaaaaaaaaaaaaaaaaaaaaaaaaaaaaagatgatgttgatgatggtgATTCGGGCTTCGTTTATTTCTGAATGGTTTGGGGATTCGTTAGGTAATTTCGTTCCTGTCGGTCTTCGAGCGCAAAAAGGGAGTGAAAAAGGCAAGCTCCTTTTGATCCGGAGTGACACCGAATCAGGAGGAAGGACTAAAATAAAATGACTATTCCGATTATAGTTAttcccatcctttcctttcctttcttccgaATTAAAGCCGGAGGACGGGATGAAACTCccttttggggaggaggaggacaacgatTCCTCCgaaccaaaaccaaaataaatcaACCAATCAGGATCTCAAATTGTATTTCTGAGGTTTCCTTCCCGACATTTCCCAATTCCTAAGTCGGAGAACCTGCAAGGAACCCGGCGAAAGCCTCCACGGGAAGCCGCTGCCCGGCAttaataatcaatcaatcaatcaatcaatcaatcgttATCATTAATATCCATACTAAAATGGCTGTATCATCATTCGTTCTCTGTCTCGTTCCCACCTTTTCCTTTCGTAGGACTTTGCTGGCCATCATCCACCCTTCATTCCCATtatcagaatcacagaatcaatcCTCTTCATGTTTCCAAATAGTCTCGGATCAAAGGCTCTGGGCGAGGTTTTGGTCCTTCCCAGAATCTCCTTTTCGTTGCAATCCTTCCCCCTGGTTT includes the following:
- the NR5A1 gene encoding steroidogenic factor 1 isoform X2 — protein: MDYSYDEDLDELCPVCGDKVSGYHYGLLTCESCKGFFKRTVQNNKHYTCTESQNCKIDKTQRKRCPYCRFQKCLAVGMRLEAVRADRMRGGRNKFGPMYKRDRALKQQKKALIRANGFKLETTVVAPPPPPLPPPVVSPVQAADYSGLPASLHGLAHHHHHHHHHHHHPGVVSASKGPPPPPLSSSASAMTPVDYERSPYGTPALAMPGFPYPPPFASRAIKSEFPDPYAAHPHEAAAPAYPYPEAYPGGGSHGGGGSPGAATAPDVPEVILKLLQLEPDEAQVKGRILACLQQEQGKSRHEKLSAFGLMCRMADQTLFAIVEWARSCIFFKELEVGDQMKLLQNCWSELLVFDHIFRQVQYGKEHSMVLVTGQEVDLSTVATQAGSILHNLVLRAQELVLHLHSLQVDKQEFVCLKFLILFSLDVKYVENSSLVKEAQEKANAALLEYTVCHYPHATDKFRQLLLRLADIRALSMQAEEYLYHKHLSGEVPCNNLLIEMLHAKRT
- the NR5A1 gene encoding steroidogenic factor 1 isoform X1: MGFIVYVYIGSERRMDYSYDEDLDELCPVCGDKVSGYHYGLLTCESCKGFFKRTVQNNKHYTCTESQNCKIDKTQRKRCPYCRFQKCLAVGMRLEAVRADRMRGGRNKFGPMYKRDRALKQQKKALIRANGFKLETTVVAPPPPPLPPPVVSPVQAADYSGLPASLHGLAHHHHHHHHHHHHPGVVSASKGPPPPPLSSSASAMTPVDYERSPYGTPALAMPGFPYPPPFASRAIKSEFPDPYAAHPHEAAAPAYPYPEAYPGGGSHGGGGSPGAATAPDVPEVILKLLQLEPDEAQVKGRILACLQQEQGKSRHEKLSAFGLMCRMADQTLFAIVEWARSCIFFKELEVGDQMKLLQNCWSELLVFDHIFRQVQYGKEHSMVLVTGQEVDLSTVATQAGSILHNLVLRAQELVLHLHSLQVDKQEFVCLKFLILFSLDVKYVENSSLVKEAQEKANAALLEYTVCHYPHATDKFRQLLLRLADIRALSMQAEEYLYHKHLSGEVPCNNLLIEMLHAKRT